ATTCGTGGTCGTGGCAATCGCGAAGATGCGAATGGGCAATTATTTCCACGATAGTAACAAGATTTTGCCAAGTTATTGTGGTGCGATGGCAACCGCGGAGATGTTAATTCTAGATTTTAACGAAATCGGCCAAAGTGAACCATTGCTACCATCGGTGGCAGCCGCTACCGTAGAGAGGGAGAGGATAGAGACGATTGAGAAATCTAGTGGGGTGAGAGAAGAGTTgcataagagagagaaagtgagtgaaagtgggagagagagagagggcaaTAATGACTATCATAGAGAAACAGTACACTATCGCTGCTATTAGGTGGTATAGTGTATTCACAAATTTGTGGATAGTCCACCGGGCCTAGGCGGGCTTTTAGCAAATTTTCGGGCTTAGAGATAGTAGTATCATGACAACCAAAGCATAGATAAAATGGGCTATCTAGGGCTAACATGACAACCAAACGAGGCTTGAGGGTGATGATTATTTGAGATGATGCTAGAgaacataagagcatccgcaatggagGACGTCCCGCGCGAACGTCCGGCACCGTGCAaaggtgacgcggatacggacatccgctgcggacaccggagcctgggacgtccgtcgcgacgtccttgcggacgtccgccattgcgttgaccccacggacgtccgcgtggacgtcccgattattttatatttttttttgaaaattctataaatacggctcgttgaatttcatttcattcgcaccacttgtattaacgagtatctctctctaagtttcttttatatatccagaatgactggtagtggtagtggtagtggtttTGGTGCGGACGTTAGCGGTCGATACCCCATGACGAGGTCgagcgagtccgtgcatttgccgacatgcaccaaaaacaagctcatattcgactccagaacgatataacTGAAGAAATATGGCAGCGAAGGGGTCGTCgtggatgaaatttttatttgtagaaatgtactttttttagtttttttaaatgtacctttcttttttttatttaatgaaatttttattccgtAATCGTTCCGTATATTtgaattccgtaaattgtttaattccgtaaattatttaatttggtgaatttgtgaatttttattaacgtgggatgtccttatggatgtccgccactgtgcagtgggaagtccttatgacgtgacagtgcagtggaaagtccttatgatgtggcagaaggtgtttttgggatgtccgccgggacatccgcaccaccgTGGATGTCCTAAGGGTGAAGTACTAAATTATTGATTTTAGAGAACATAAATTTGGTCATCATTGGGGTGAAGTACTAAACTATTGATTTTGGTCATCATTGCCAATATATGCTTTTGATCAAACCCATTTCTATGTAGAATTATGGTCCGAATCTAGAACGTTTAAATGGGTTCGAGCAAATATGTTAGTGAAGGCCCATTTCGCCTATAGAAGGCCCAAATACAACTTTCTATAGATCACTGAATTTAGTGTAGTTTCCCCTTCCCCTTCCACTTCCACTTCCACAACCAAAACCCTCCCCCCTTCTGCAGAAGGCGctcacatttcattttgaaCAAAACCCTAAATCTCCGGCGGCGATGAAGCTCGTCAGGTGAGTTTTTCTTCCTCATACTCTGCGAAGATGCtttgatttgtttgttttaCGGTCGTGTTATGGTTAATGTCTGACTTATTGTTGTAATTCGAGCAGGTTTTTGATGAAATTAAACAACGAGACCGTGTCGATTGAGCTTAAAAATGGCACCGTCGTACACGGCACCATAATTGGTTTGTCATTTTCCCTGTGACTGTTTCGTTTATAAATTCACGTTTGTTCCTGAATTTTTTGTTACTTTTCCTGCAACTGGATTGTTTCTTCCGCTATAGTATACTATAATACTGTTTGAGCGTTCAGCAATTCATTAATTTAAGTAAACTTGCTAGCTTTCTGTGTCAAGATGTCAATAATGAACTACGTATGCTTACttgaatcaaaataaatatagagAAAATGCATATTTGGCTTATCACAGTGTCGAGCATTTCAAGTAGGGCCTGCATTCTTTCTTGCAATGCGGTGTCAAGATGTCAATAATGAATTGAAGGTCTTATATGTaaaatttatagtgattttgtTTCTGAGAAGCTGAAAGGCAAGAACATGAATTGTGTTTACAACTATCTGGTTGTTTTGTAGTCAGTACTCGGTGTCCGAGCCATAGTTTGGTTTGTCTAACTAAATTGTGTTTAGTTGAGTACTATAATATGCTTATTTAAACCAAAATAAATACTGAGAAAATGCCGGAGCATTTCAAGTAGGCCTACTTTCTTTCTTGCATTCCTGTTTAATGCTTTTAATCTATATCTTCAGTTTTAAATTATTGAAGCAACTCTCATATATTATGTGGAAATATCTTCAGTTTCCAGTATGAGAAATGCTGTTCCACCTGCTAATTATTTTTCACATTTCTATTGCCTTTGATGACCTAAGTTACTCgtatttttatgcattactgaaCCCTTCATTAGTCGTATTCAGATCATATTCCTCTATGAAGCGAGACATTGAgatgaaaatgatttttttttatcataatacAGTTTTGCTCTACTGGTTTGGAAACAGAAATCTAActgcaatttcttttttatCGGTGTTGATATCAGTATGAATACTCACTTAAAGACTGTAAAGCTAACTTTGAAGGGAAAAAATCCTGTGACTATGGATCACCTGAGTGTGAGGGGGAATAATATCCGCTATTACATCCTTCCTGATAGCTTGAATCTCGAGACTTTGCTTGTGGAAGAGACACCTCGGGTCAAGCCCAAGAAGCCCACTGCAGGTATGAAAATACTCACGGAATCTCTCTTTGCAATTGTAGTTTGTCTTCTGTTCTAAAAGTGTATTCAAATTCTTGTATTTTATGTGATTTCAGGAAGAGCTGTGGGACGGGGCCGTGGCCGTGGCCGTGGGCGCGGGCGTGGTAGAGGCCGCTAAGTATGGTTCCCATCATCTAATTTTTGCTGGCCGTTTGTCATGTAAACATCTGTATTAAGAACTGAACTAGCTAAATGACTTGAATATGATCTGTGTGTTGTTTCCAGGTAAAGATCATTTTAATCTTAATTGAGATATCATGTATCTTTCTCTTTTTCATGACTCCTGTTCTGGTttgatgtctaccatatctttATTATAGTTTCATGTGTACTTCTCCAAGAATCATTTAAATTCCTCAACATCCTGAGTGTCTATACCCTTCTTCCTTAAACTACTGGTTGCATTTCTTTTTCATAAGATGTAGGTGAACATATTCCCTCTCTTTTCTGCAGTggtcttttgttttttttcagttcctaaattatagtagtactatgttAACATGATATCTTGCTCTTAAATTGCATTCATATGGAGATTTGGATGTAGATGATTTTTGAGGGAGGTGTAAAGTAGTAGGTGATCTGTAAGATGTGACCAAGAATTGGTTGTATGTGTAAAGTCAATTATatgatgatatttttgtttggtCAAGAGTTCCCATCATCGCATTATGTTTGGGACTATATTTGTTTGTTTCGATTTCAAAATGGTGCCATCTCGCCATAAATGCTATTTGTGCGTGTTTCTCTCATGACCAACTTGCAATTAGATACTCCCTACttatcttcttttcttcttaATAAATGATCTGTATTTATGAATGACACGAGAACATAAGATGCAATAAGATTTTTTAGTGTCTTCACGGTGAATCAATTTGAATTTGACTGTATTGAATTAATTTGAGAAATAGACTGTTTAGGTCATGTAGTTTTAAGCGCTTACTGATAGCGTAATGTTTTAGCTCTTACAACTCAATTTTACGGGCCTAAGGGTATCCACAATAGCAGAGCCTGTGGCCCTGAGCTAAGCCACAAAACTTGGCCTGGGCCACCAAAAATACTTGTTCACGTTATAGTGGACAAGTCCAAGccatcaaattaattatttttttcattttttgtatattttaatttaagtagaataaaaattatcggactataaacaataaaaaatttataaacaatttttgaaaatattaaaagtgtGTGAGGTGAGGTGAAAATGTGTGGAATGAggttttataaataatttttgaaattattaaaaaataaaaaataaaaaaaaatcaaaactgggctGAGCCGCGCGCGGCTCACGGCCGCCACAATAGGGAGCTGCGGCTCTCGCCCTAGAGTCGCGGTCGAGCCGCCGTCGTGGCTCTCCCATGGGCGCACCCACCCGCCGCGGCCTTCCTTGGCTCTCGTAATAGGGAGCTGCGGCCGAGCCACACGCGAGCCACGAGCCGCGACTCCCGTATTGTGGACGCTCTAAATCAATAAAACTATATGaacatttgaaaaaaaaaaaaagaaatcataaATGGTTACTTATTAGTTTAGAAATGGGTAATTAGAGCATCTCAtgccatttacactaaactcaaattcATTTTAGCGTAAATgtcacatcaaatatgattttatttcaactatttacattaaactcaaacttaaagaatattttatattatgctttttttacacataaaatttgaaaaaaaaaaattgggtttGAATTTAGTGTAAACTTAAAGATagacattttttttctaaaaataaaaaatgggatTGGTTTTGGAGTAATATTGAAATTAATTACCTATCTCATTTTAGGTTTTAGTGTACCCTTGGAGAAATGGTCTTATAAACTAATTCCAACAAATTATAAACCCTTAACTTTTACATTTTAACATTTATATGTCGAAATTAGATGCAGaccataaaaaaatgaaaaattactttTTTTAGGGATGGAAATTAACTTTTTAGTGGTTTACCTATTACGCAAAAATTGTAGACTGCAGTGGAAATTTAGGCAGGGAGTCCATTTCCCTCGGTCTAGTTGAATTTCTTGCTGTCACTGTTCTAGTTtattagtataaataaaattaccaGTTTGATTCGAAATTTCTTATTAGTTAACatttaatttttctcaatattcAATTATATAGATGAAAATATGGTGGGATGCGCACGAGCATATACAATCTAACGCAATTTTAGTAAAActtagtactctctccgttaCATAGTAGatgacataattaaaaaatggcacgaaatgagacaaactaaaaaagaaagtgtgacatctattatgagaccaAGAAAATGCTATATTCTTATTAACAAATtgaatagtaatattttttcccTAAACTATAGTTTGAGAAACATATTGCAACTTTCTACTCCATATCATTTtagacagagagagtataacTGTGTAACACAATATCTCAAGAATTTAGTGTTGAGACATGCGATTAAGGGTGCCCACAgaggggcggacgataggccgcccgatgcctcgggcgcgccatcgtccgccactgtgggtgcgcggacgatggacgatgcgtcgtcctcgcCCGACAGATAGTCTGCGGAGGAAGCGCAGACGATATGGCAttgtccgcgccatcgtccacccactgtgggcgacgcagacgatgatggcgcggacgatgcaacgcttttttttttctttcgaattttgtctatttattaaacctcatttctcattctatttttcatacaaacatttctcgcatctctcatttctctcatctctcacatttctctatctctcacaaaccaaaatgaaccacgacgacgaccggaGTTCCTCGGAGGGCGATAGTCTGACCTTGACTCAAGCCTTAAATGCAGTCGTTCAATAcgcaatggcggaatgcttagccgaaatgcagcgcgaggaggcggcggcggagcagatccacaggcctattcgacgtcggacgtttgtccTCCGCGAACACGAacaacatgattgaagaagtgtgggcccgtaaccgtcgtcgctgagtttgcgtatttttttaattcgtattgtcatgtattaattttataaatgaaatgaagatttttcctaatttttgtatttatttaaataaaagaaaatgcttagggcgccccttagggcggcttatagggcgtctcactgcaggtgaaagggtaggaggataaaatgctgacgtggtgGTGCATAAGCGAGTTTTAGGGCGCGCCTTAcagcgccccactgctgatggcctaagagcatccgcagcggtggcggttggcgccaccgccgtccgtgccagcggcaaggcgaaggaccgccaccgctgcaaccg
This genomic interval from Salvia splendens isolate huo1 chromosome 13, SspV2, whole genome shotgun sequence contains the following:
- the LOC121761055 gene encoding small nuclear ribonucleoprotein SmD1a-like — its product is MNTHLKTVKLTLKGKNPVTMDHLSVRGNNIRYYILPDSLNLETLLVEETPRVKPKKPTAGRAVGRGRGRGRGRGRGRGR